CGTCTTCGCGTGGCCTCCAGTACCTCTCGCTCCTCACCCACACGACAGTCTCTGCGGTAAGGCTGTTGAAGGCCCTCAGTACATTTCTCGCGATGCCCCAGCTGCCGTTGTCCTTCTGCTCCGTGAACTCCTGGCCGAAGTTCTTCTCGATGT
The window above is part of the Allokutzneria albata genome. Proteins encoded here:
- a CDS encoding DUF6953 family protein, with the translated sequence MAETLTPQDVAQWMADHVSELGELYQEDALYHIEKNFGQEFTEQKDNGSWGIARNVLRAFNSLTAETVVWVRSERYWRPREDGDAPGRSQEA